The proteins below are encoded in one region of Methanomassiliicoccus luminyensis B10:
- a CDS encoding ZIP family metal transporter, with translation MEPLLLLLIYSIAIIAVSLIGAALPLSRSWTSVQLHLLTALSAGVFIGATFIILIPDAVEAMDPAGALMLVMIGFVAILLVEVYLKARHEDECDEHTDEHKHALTSMTAFIGLSVHSALDGFALGVAVVVDQEIGLVVFLAVLAHKAIDLFSLSTTFCLANMPRKRAMRVLALFSLITPAAAAVAFPLLEVLQGMSVGIPLALAGGTFMYVGIYDLLPEAFHEEHNDFKAYALVILGIALMYIVGTVLGSAGI, from the coding sequence ATGGAGCCGTTGTTGCTTCTGCTGATATATTCGATCGCGATCATAGCGGTGTCGCTGATAGGCGCGGCCCTGCCCCTGTCCAGGAGCTGGACCTCGGTACAGCTCCATCTTCTCACCGCTCTCAGCGCCGGTGTGTTCATCGGGGCCACTTTCATCATCCTGATCCCGGACGCCGTGGAGGCCATGGACCCCGCCGGCGCGCTCATGCTGGTGATGATCGGCTTCGTGGCCATCCTTCTGGTGGAGGTGTACCTCAAGGCACGCCACGAGGACGAGTGCGACGAGCACACCGACGAGCACAAGCACGCCCTTACATCCATGACCGCGTTCATCGGGCTCAGCGTCCACTCCGCCCTGGACGGGTTCGCGCTCGGAGTGGCGGTCGTGGTCGACCAGGAGATCGGGCTCGTGGTGTTCCTGGCCGTGCTCGCCCACAAGGCCATCGACCTCTTCTCCCTCTCCACCACCTTCTGCCTCGCCAACATGCCGCGCAAGAGGGCGATGCGCGTCCTGGCCCTGTTCTCGCTCATCACCCCGGCGGCCGCGGCGGTGGCCTTCCCCCTGCTGGAGGTCCTGCAGGGTATGTCGGTCGGCATCCCCCTGGCGCTGGCGGGAGGCACCTTCATGTATGTGGGCATCTACGACCTCCTGCCGGAGGCGTTCCACGAGGAGCACAACGACTTCAAGGCCTATGCCCTGGTGATACTGGGGATAGCCCTCATGTATATCGTCGGCACCGTTCTGGGCTCGGCCGGGATCTGA
- a CDS encoding site-2 protease family protein, translating to MRASLRLGRLYGIPIMVHVTFLLILPLFGLSFAFADFNYFGFQLGFGALPIGDLEKLALGLFAAALFFIAVLLHELAHSIVALRNGYVISGITLFFFGGVSEIEKTPPNAPGEAFMAFVGPATSFAIGLVLLPFWYVANNFVDGLGGEILTVMLGLMSFYNLLLGAFNIIPAFPMDGGRVLRSVLAKRVGFMRATRIAVNVGKVIAVVMALVGFLFLNLWLVIIAFFIYMGAGEEGRGTEISHAMEGVSVREIMTSEVSTVMPNMNVAAFMEKMMAERHLGYPVMDGGRLVGMVTLQDAQKVPLSEQPTVSVGQIMSPQVITVSSATPAMDAIQLISSKKIGRLVVVDDDRVVGIISRSDLLRAMEIRAAEKAGVEVRTRS from the coding sequence ATGCGAGCCTCGCTGCGCCTGGGCAGGCTGTATGGCATCCCCATAATGGTCCATGTCACCTTCCTGCTGATCCTCCCGCTGTTCGGACTTTCCTTCGCCTTCGCCGACTTCAACTATTTCGGCTTCCAACTGGGGTTCGGGGCGCTCCCCATTGGCGACCTGGAGAAGCTGGCCCTCGGCCTCTTCGCCGCGGCGCTGTTCTTCATCGCGGTGCTGCTGCACGAGCTTGCCCACTCCATCGTGGCGTTGCGCAACGGCTACGTGATCTCCGGCATCACCCTGTTCTTCTTCGGCGGGGTGTCGGAGATAGAGAAGACCCCGCCCAATGCCCCGGGCGAGGCGTTCATGGCCTTCGTCGGCCCGGCCACCAGCTTCGCCATCGGCCTGGTGCTGCTGCCGTTCTGGTACGTCGCCAACAACTTCGTGGACGGCCTGGGCGGCGAGATACTCACCGTCATGCTGGGCCTGATGAGCTTCTACAACCTTCTGCTGGGCGCGTTCAACATAATACCGGCGTTCCCCATGGACGGCGGCCGGGTGCTCCGGTCGGTCCTGGCCAAGAGGGTCGGGTTCATGCGCGCCACCAGGATCGCGGTGAACGTGGGCAAGGTCATCGCCGTGGTCATGGCCCTAGTGGGGTTCCTGTTCCTCAACCTCTGGCTCGTCATCATCGCCTTCTTCATCTACATGGGGGCGGGCGAGGAGGGTCGGGGGACCGAGATCTCTCACGCCATGGAAGGGGTGAGCGTCCGGGAAATCATGACCTCTGAGGTCTCCACCGTCATGCCAAACATGAACGTGGCCGCGTTCATGGAGAAGATGATGGCGGAGCGCCATCTCGGCTACCCCGTCATGGACGGCGGCCGCCTGGTGGGCATGGTCACCCTGCAGGACGCTCAGAAGGTGCCCCTTTCCGAGCAGCCCACGGTGTCAGTCGGCCAGATCATGAGCCCGCAGGTGATCACGGTATCGTCCGCCACTCCGGCCATGGATGCCATCCAGCTGATATCTTCCAAGAAGATCGGTCGCCTGGTGGTGGTCGATGACGACCGCGTGGTAGGCATCATCTCCCGCTCCGACCTGCTGAGGGCGATGGAGATCAGGGCCGCCGAGAAGGCGGGGGTGGAGGTCCGCACCAGGAGCTAA
- a CDS encoding DUF2117 domain-containing protein encodes MRFGVVIHGAEVIDSGTAARALDALGERGEVIATLGGAMGATAVLDAGLEDRVAIVPGQLVSDALLDLASGCDALLLLNHAKSRASGLALGGMVARKVSSRIRVPMVHLDDGFFVVWSGRPPEGLMKVVRELAPSEASAPALGTADEGTRPVYGVIPGENVWINGTVVGRATSSKVVISSRGGLLSFEGLEIKQHGLGKLGEVDLFRAIIRSGSVRRTSSRPLTAPRGTGTKVILVDHRAESSAFRWEGVRAAVSVGDDTTRITTALLARRGIPVIGITDGDEDGICSDRTAAEGSAALRLRPGNDDQLGALVRREVFRGRDSVEYEGTLDDLIGSIKELAGDKLLSVERKEV; translated from the coding sequence ATGAGGTTCGGAGTGGTCATCCACGGCGCCGAGGTCATCGACTCCGGAACGGCGGCCCGGGCGTTGGACGCTCTGGGGGAGAGGGGCGAGGTCATCGCCACCCTGGGGGGCGCGATGGGCGCCACCGCCGTCCTCGACGCTGGCCTGGAGGACCGCGTGGCCATCGTGCCGGGACAGCTCGTGTCCGACGCCCTTCTGGACCTGGCCTCGGGATGCGACGCCCTTTTGCTGCTGAACCATGCGAAGAGCCGCGCCTCCGGCCTGGCCCTCGGCGGCATGGTGGCGCGCAAGGTCTCCAGCAGGATAAGGGTACCCATGGTGCACCTGGACGACGGCTTCTTCGTGGTGTGGTCCGGCCGGCCCCCCGAGGGCCTGATGAAGGTGGTGCGCGAGCTTGCCCCCTCGGAGGCGAGCGCTCCCGCTCTCGGGACGGCGGATGAGGGAACAAGGCCCGTTTACGGCGTCATTCCGGGCGAGAACGTGTGGATCAACGGGACGGTGGTGGGAAGGGCCACATCCTCGAAAGTGGTGATATCCTCCCGCGGCGGCCTGCTGTCCTTCGAGGGCTTGGAGATCAAGCAGCACGGCCTGGGCAAGCTCGGTGAAGTGGACCTTTTCCGGGCCATCATACGCTCCGGCTCGGTGCGCAGGACCTCATCGAGGCCCCTGACGGCGCCGCGCGGCACCGGCACTAAAGTCATCCTGGTGGACCATCGCGCGGAAAGCTCGGCGTTCCGCTGGGAGGGCGTCAGGGCCGCGGTGTCGGTGGGCGACGACACCACCCGCATCACCACCGCCCTGCTGGCCCGGAGGGGCATCCCCGTCATCGGCATCACCGACGGCGACGAGGACGGGATATGCTCCGACCGAACCGCGGCGGAGGGCTCGGCGGCGCTGAGGCTCCGGCCGGGCAACGACGATCAGCTGGGAGCGCTGGTGCGCCGGGAGGTCTTCCGCGGCCGGGACAGCGTGGAATACGAGGGCACCCTGGACGACCTGATCGGCTCCATAAAAGAACTGGCAGGGGACAAGCTATTGAGCGTCGAGAGGAAAGAGGTTTGA
- a CDS encoding flippase produces the protein MGLVRSVAKNTLAMGSVQLASQISTFILSIFLQYHLGNAYGVYSYAFSLASLVFILADFGLGFQMVVDVSPNHKISSQYLTNTLFLRALLGGASMIITLVIVIISALPQDVSLAIMIIALSTAFNWISLTFTSMMTAFERMHYVLYTNLVERVFTVSVAIALLTLGFGLEAIVLVVLTGSMLNVVLSWLTTSKYITKPARRPDLAQSKHQIRTGVPYALTGVLTTSLYSLNAVLVWNVIMWTGQGSYMAAHATALYNLSFNLVVALIAVPTILITALLPVISRMYKTSTEMTKLTQQKVMKYMFSLGLPMSIGGIILADGIIQFFYAPEFWESARVFQYLVPVIAISYFGTGIGSVLASAKLIRLNTMASGVGATVNLVLCLVLIPFLGAIGAALAFTISFLALTITGLHFLTKNVFKVDLLDILIKPSVAGLGMGLVLVVLPGLFPGLGFIPWIIVGVVVYFALMLAVGALNKEDKEILVKILKKEA, from the coding sequence ATGGGTCTCGTAAGAAGCGTCGCCAAGAACACTCTTGCCATGGGCTCGGTGCAGTTGGCCAGTCAGATTTCCACCTTCATTCTGTCGATCTTCCTCCAGTACCACCTGGGCAATGCGTACGGCGTCTACTCCTACGCCTTCTCCCTGGCGTCCCTCGTCTTCATCCTGGCGGACTTCGGCCTGGGGTTCCAGATGGTGGTGGACGTGTCCCCCAACCACAAGATCTCCTCCCAGTACCTGACCAATACCCTGTTCCTGAGAGCCCTCTTGGGCGGGGCGAGCATGATCATCACCCTGGTCATCGTTATCATATCGGCCCTGCCGCAGGACGTGTCCCTGGCCATCATGATCATCGCGCTGTCCACCGCATTCAACTGGATATCGCTCACCTTCACGTCCATGATGACCGCGTTCGAGCGCATGCATTATGTGCTGTACACCAATCTGGTGGAGCGCGTATTCACCGTCAGCGTGGCCATCGCGCTGCTGACCCTGGGCTTCGGGCTGGAGGCCATCGTCCTGGTCGTGCTCACCGGTTCGATGCTCAACGTGGTGCTGAGCTGGCTCACCACTTCCAAGTACATCACCAAGCCGGCCCGCCGGCCCGATCTGGCGCAGTCGAAGCACCAGATCAGGACGGGGGTGCCTTACGCCCTCACCGGGGTGCTGACCACCTCCCTGTACTCCCTGAACGCCGTCCTGGTGTGGAACGTGATCATGTGGACCGGGCAGGGCAGCTACATGGCAGCCCACGCCACCGCGCTGTACAACCTGAGCTTCAACCTGGTGGTGGCGCTGATAGCGGTTCCGACCATCCTCATCACCGCCCTGCTGCCGGTGATATCGAGGATGTACAAGACCTCCACGGAAATGACCAAGCTGACCCAGCAGAAGGTCATGAAGTACATGTTCTCCCTGGGGCTGCCGATGAGCATAGGGGGCATCATCCTGGCGGATGGCATCATCCAGTTCTTCTACGCGCCGGAGTTCTGGGAGTCCGCCCGGGTGTTCCAGTACCTTGTTCCGGTCATCGCCATCAGCTACTTCGGCACCGGGATAGGGAGCGTGCTGGCGTCGGCCAAGCTGATCAGGCTCAATACCATGGCCTCGGGGGTGGGGGCGACGGTGAACCTCGTCCTGTGCCTGGTCCTAATACCGTTCCTGGGGGCGATAGGGGCGGCCCTCGCCTTCACGATATCCTTCCTCGCCCTCACCATCACGGGGCTGCACTTCCTCACCAAGAACGTGTTCAAGGTCGACCTGCTGGACATCTTGATAAAACCGTCCGTGGCAGGGCTGGGCATGGGGCTGGTGCTGGTGGTGCTCCCGGGCCTGTTCCCGGGGCTCGGCTTCATCCCTTGGATCATAGTCGGCGTCGTCGTGTACTTCGCCCTCATGCTGGCGGTGGGGGCGCTGAACAAGGAGGACAAGGAGATCCTGGTCAAGATACTGAAGAAGGAGGCCTGA
- a CDS encoding NAD-dependent epimerase/dehydratase family protein produces the protein MNVLVTGGSGQLSSYVFEELAGKHDAWGVDTRPAVHKSAMGKVEVADIRDTEAMRRAMKGADAVIHTAAQVSVQRSTEDPAFDADQNVMGTISVLRAARDSGVKKFIYISSAAVYGNPLYIPVDEKHPAAPLSFYGTSKLSAEAYTRAFGSSFGMKGTVVRPFNFYSSRADPSSPYSGVITKFTERAKSGEALRIEGEGDQTRDFLHASDVARMLRLILESNVDGLTLNCGSGAGTTISELAETVKRIAPGEVRIEHVAPRTADIKHSVAEVSLAEKELGFRTRVTLEDGLRTFFQ, from the coding sequence GTGAACGTTCTGGTCACGGGGGGATCGGGCCAGCTGAGCTCGTACGTCTTCGAGGAGCTGGCAGGGAAGCATGATGCATGGGGCGTGGACACCAGGCCCGCGGTGCACAAGAGCGCGATGGGGAAGGTAGAGGTTGCGGACATCCGGGACACCGAGGCGATGCGCAGGGCCATGAAAGGGGCCGACGCGGTCATCCACACCGCCGCGCAGGTATCGGTGCAGCGCTCCACTGAGGACCCCGCCTTCGATGCCGATCAGAACGTTATGGGGACCATAAGCGTGCTCAGGGCCGCCAGGGACTCGGGGGTCAAGAAGTTCATATATATCTCCAGCGCGGCGGTGTACGGGAACCCCCTATACATCCCGGTGGACGAGAAGCACCCCGCCGCCCCGCTGTCGTTCTATGGCACCAGCAAGCTTTCCGCTGAGGCGTACACCCGGGCGTTCGGGTCGTCATTCGGGATGAAGGGCACGGTGGTCAGGCCGTTCAACTTCTACTCCTCGCGGGCCGATCCCTCCAGCCCATATTCCGGAGTGATAACCAAGTTCACCGAGAGGGCCAAGAGCGGCGAGGCCCTGCGTATCGAGGGAGAAGGGGATCAGACCCGTGACTTCCTGCACGCCTCGGACGTGGCCAGGATGCTCCGCCTCATACTCGAGTCGAACGTGGACGGCCTCACCCTCAATTGCGGCTCGGGAGCGGGGACCACCATCAGCGAGCTGGCGGAGACGGTGAAGAGAATAGCGCCGGGAGAGGTGCGGATAGAGCACGTGGCCCCCCGCACCGCCGACATCAAGCACTCCGTGGCGGAAGTTTCACTGGCAGAGAAAGAACTGGGGTTCCGGACCCGCGTCACCCTGGAGGACGGGCTCCGGACCTTCTTCCAATGA
- a CDS encoding winged helix-turn-helix domain-containing protein: MHALETSRLLTEEYSAKILLATMGKAKSAFELSEKLGIPIAACYRKINLLESAGLIYCDERKLTRAGKRINLYKARVKNAQITFEKNKIKAKIEMIDGTTEDYNYNIDMNVFVKPGTSSVVDI; this comes from the coding sequence ATGCACGCACTAGAAACCTCCAGACTCCTGACAGAAGAATATTCCGCCAAGATCCTTCTGGCGACCATGGGCAAGGCCAAGAGCGCTTTCGAGCTCTCTGAGAAGCTGGGAATACCGATAGCGGCATGCTACCGCAAGATCAACCTGCTGGAATCGGCCGGCCTGATCTACTGCGACGAGCGCAAGCTGACCCGCGCGGGCAAGCGGATCAACCTGTACAAGGCTCGGGTGAAGAACGCGCAGATCACCTTCGAGAAGAACAAGATAAAGGCCAAGATCGAGATGATCGACGGCACCACCGAGGACTACAACTACAACATAGACATGAACGTCTTCGTGAAGCCAGGCACCTCCAGCGTGGTCGATATCTGA
- a CDS encoding DMT family transporter: protein MRAGEPAGEGIRKSERGAVAATLLASLLFASQYVVIKTGLGSFDPLMFGAMTMTVGGLLAFLVVHRRRGVDRRIFRHWEVWAGALISVVMISCQYIGLTMTSASVGGLIVGSNIIFVVPLSVVLFREPLGRGRAIGLALGLLGLVTITTGWDADSLDTGMFMGDLLLLVASFCIAANYPMTKLAVRHMGYDEWIMAFHLLSIAPLLALSLLAGGSYGADQGVALAALYVGLLCTSLPTMLWARGLRSITMATSATVLLSESVFAVIFGIILLGEPADLHTIAGAVLVFAAIFLVAYRPRGPTARPGER from the coding sequence ATGAGGGCGGGAGAGCCGGCCGGCGAGGGCATCCGGAAGAGCGAGAGGGGCGCGGTGGCCGCGACGCTCCTGGCGAGCCTGCTGTTCGCCTCCCAGTACGTGGTCATAAAGACCGGGCTGGGGTCCTTCGACCCCCTGATGTTCGGGGCCATGACCATGACCGTGGGAGGCCTCCTGGCATTCCTCGTGGTGCATCGGCGCAGGGGCGTGGACCGGCGGATCTTCAGGCACTGGGAGGTGTGGGCGGGCGCCCTGATCTCGGTGGTCATGATCTCCTGCCAGTACATCGGCCTGACCATGACCTCGGCGTCGGTGGGCGGCCTCATCGTGGGGAGCAACATCATCTTCGTGGTGCCGCTGTCGGTGGTCCTGTTCCGGGAGCCCCTGGGGCGGGGAAGGGCAATAGGCCTGGCGCTGGGCCTGCTCGGACTCGTCACCATCACCACCGGATGGGACGCCGATAGCCTCGATACCGGCATGTTCATGGGCGACCTCCTCCTGCTGGTGGCGTCGTTCTGCATCGCCGCCAACTATCCCATGACCAAGCTGGCGGTCCGCCACATGGGGTACGACGAGTGGATCATGGCCTTCCACCTGCTGTCGATCGCCCCCCTCCTGGCGCTGTCGCTCCTGGCCGGCGGGAGCTACGGGGCGGACCAGGGGGTGGCCTTGGCGGCGCTGTACGTCGGCCTGCTGTGCACCTCCCTGCCCACTATGCTGTGGGCCCGCGGCCTCCGCTCCATCACCATGGCCACCTCGGCGACGGTGCTGCTGTCCGAGTCGGTCTTCGCCGTGATCTTTGGCATCATCCTGCTGGGGGAGCCGGCCGATCTCCATACCATAGCCGGTGCGGTCCTGGTCTTCGCGGCCATATTCCTGGTGGCCTACCGCCCCCGCGGACCGACGGCGCGGCCTGGCGAGAGGTAG
- the galU gene encoding UTP--glucose-1-phosphate uridylyltransferase GalU translates to MKAVIPAAGFGVRFLPLTKDQPKEMLPVVHKPTIQYVVEEAVAAGITDILVITGRGKRSLEDHFDRSLDLEMLLERQGRTKELDMIRKISNMADIHYIRQKNPNGLGDAIHLARRHVGNEPFAVMLGDNIHRSEVPVVKQLIDVHEQVGGSVISVEAVPQEKLKDYGNIKAKKISDRLYQVLDLIEKPGPEEAMSNLGITGTYVLTPKIFDCLERTPPGRGGEIQLTDALRLLNTTDPIYGYVFEGTRYDVGDKPGWLRATIDLALQDPELGPQLRPYVAELMKKY, encoded by the coding sequence ATGAAAGCGGTGATACCTGCAGCCGGGTTCGGGGTGAGGTTCCTCCCCCTTACCAAGGACCAGCCCAAGGAAATGCTGCCGGTGGTGCACAAGCCCACCATCCAGTACGTGGTGGAAGAGGCGGTGGCAGCGGGCATCACCGATATATTGGTAATAACCGGCCGGGGAAAGCGCTCCTTGGAGGACCACTTCGACCGCTCCCTGGACCTGGAGATGCTGCTGGAGCGGCAGGGGAGGACGAAGGAGCTGGACATGATCCGGAAGATCTCCAACATGGCCGACATCCATTACATCCGCCAGAAGAACCCCAACGGGCTCGGCGACGCCATCCACTTGGCCCGGCGGCACGTGGGGAACGAGCCGTTCGCGGTGATGCTGGGCGATAACATCCACCGCTCCGAGGTCCCCGTGGTGAAGCAGCTGATAGATGTGCACGAGCAGGTCGGCGGGTCCGTGATCTCGGTGGAGGCGGTCCCCCAGGAGAAGCTCAAGGATTACGGCAACATCAAGGCCAAGAAGATATCCGACCGCCTGTACCAGGTCCTGGACCTCATCGAGAAGCCCGGGCCGGAGGAGGCCATGTCCAATCTCGGCATCACCGGCACCTATGTTCTCACGCCCAAGATCTTTGACTGCTTGGAGAGGACCCCGCCTGGCCGCGGGGGCGAGATACAGCTCACCGACGCCCTGCGGCTGCTGAACACCACCGACCCCATCTACGGCTACGTCTTCGAGGGCACCAGGTACGATGTCGGCGACAAGCCAGGGTGGCTGAGGGCCACCATTGATCTGGCGCTGCAGGATCCCGAACTGGGGCCGCAGCTCCGGCCGTACGTCGCCGAGCTGATGAAAAAGTATTGA
- a CDS encoding UDP-glucose dehydrogenase family protein produces MKVSVLGTGYVGLVTGVCLAELGHDVVCVDVVPEKVAAIKAGRSPIFEPQLDGLLVKHLERGDFRATLDIKEIAGTDVTFIAVGTPSKDDGSLDLRYVEKAAEGIGGVLSRKDGYHVVVVKSTVTPTTTECLVIPTLERASGRRAGRDLGVAVNPEFLKEGMAVDDFMNPDRVVIGAVDERAAEAVRSLYASFDCPFLLTTPSTAEMVKVASNSFLATKISFVNELGNICKLMGIDVRDVAKGMGMDKRIGPHFLRAGCGFGGSCFPKDVAGLVAEAGRRGYDPVLMRAALEVNERQPEVMLSLLDKNMDVRGKRVAVLGLAFKPMTDDIREASSLRIVKGLLDRGAEVRCYDPKAMDNFRREFDAPTYCSSPSECVRGADAILIVTEWREFEDPSLYGNVLVVDGRGVVRTKNYEGICW; encoded by the coding sequence CTGAAGGTGTCCGTCCTCGGAACTGGATACGTGGGCCTGGTGACAGGGGTCTGCCTGGCGGAGCTGGGGCACGACGTGGTGTGCGTAGACGTGGTGCCGGAGAAGGTGGCCGCCATCAAGGCCGGCCGTTCGCCCATATTCGAGCCCCAGCTGGACGGCCTCCTGGTGAAGCACCTGGAGAGAGGGGATTTCCGCGCCACCCTGGATATCAAGGAGATCGCGGGGACGGACGTGACGTTCATCGCCGTCGGTACGCCCTCCAAAGATGACGGGTCCCTGGACCTCCGGTACGTGGAGAAGGCCGCCGAGGGCATCGGCGGGGTGCTGTCGAGGAAGGACGGATATCATGTCGTCGTGGTGAAGAGCACGGTGACCCCGACCACCACCGAGTGCCTGGTCATCCCCACGCTGGAGCGCGCCTCCGGCAGGAGAGCGGGGCGGGACCTCGGCGTGGCCGTCAACCCAGAGTTCCTGAAGGAGGGGATGGCCGTGGACGACTTCATGAACCCCGACCGAGTGGTCATCGGTGCGGTCGACGAGAGGGCCGCCGAGGCAGTGAGGTCGCTGTACGCCAGCTTCGACTGCCCGTTCCTTCTGACCACGCCTTCTACGGCGGAGATGGTCAAGGTCGCCTCCAACTCCTTCCTGGCCACGAAGATCTCGTTCGTCAATGAGCTCGGCAACATCTGCAAGCTCATGGGCATCGACGTCCGCGACGTGGCGAAAGGGATGGGCATGGACAAGCGCATCGGGCCGCACTTCCTGCGGGCGGGGTGCGGGTTCGGCGGCTCGTGCTTCCCCAAGGACGTGGCCGGCCTGGTGGCTGAGGCCGGGAGGAGGGGCTACGACCCCGTCCTCATGCGCGCTGCCCTGGAGGTCAACGAGAGACAGCCCGAGGTCATGCTGTCCCTCCTGGACAAGAACATGGACGTCAGAGGCAAGCGCGTGGCGGTCCTCGGTCTGGCGTTCAAGCCCATGACCGACGACATCAGGGAGGCCAGCTCCCTGAGGATCGTGAAGGGGCTGCTGGACCGCGGCGCGGAGGTGCGGTGCTATGACCCCAAGGCCATGGACAACTTCCGCAGGGAATTCGACGCGCCCACTTATTGCTCTTCCCCCTCCGAATGCGTCAGGGGCGCCGACGCCATCCTCATCGTGACTGAATGGAGGGAGTTCGAGGACCCCTCCCTTTACGGCAATGTACTGGTCGTGGACGGAAGGGGGGTAGTGAGGACGAAGAACTACGAAGGCATCTGTTGGTGA
- a CDS encoding oligosaccharide flippase family protein, whose protein sequence is MFRKMLGSLNAEGMGGPAFIMLVATVVGGGCNFLFQISMQNYAFPYVSEINTLLAILYIVSVPSSAIANVMIRYVSKYKAEGQEGAISWLMRRTMVVATVAGTALGLIIVLMLTIPQVREALMLTSYLPSVLIGIGVLVSLMSPVGAGPLQGLQWFTRYGLQSVVNYVLKLTVGLGLVLMGYGVSGAVGGVVIGLAFGAGLSFIMVRKYLRAPGTAVETKEIWRFTVPSMIGVLCFTILTQVDVIFAALLFDKDVANIYTGASMLAKIVLFLPQAIAAVMFPKIAKAHAEKGFTHSILKSAVLLTLVLSSIVTLAYLLAPEFILGILVPGKYPLDLTIPVLQILAVAMMLLGLANLFMLYGLATDGHAYIVIMGLTVVFMGALMAITAGAVSPYTPEVLAGVMVATGAFNIILSVFYLFLVERERTLRLPL, encoded by the coding sequence ATGTTCAGGAAGATGCTCGGGTCATTGAACGCCGAGGGGATGGGCGGCCCCGCGTTCATCATGCTCGTAGCCACGGTCGTGGGGGGCGGGTGCAACTTCCTGTTCCAGATAAGCATGCAGAACTACGCCTTTCCCTACGTTTCCGAGATAAACACCCTTCTGGCGATCCTGTACATAGTCTCCGTCCCCTCCAGCGCGATAGCCAACGTCATGATCCGGTACGTTTCCAAGTACAAGGCGGAGGGGCAGGAGGGAGCGATCTCCTGGCTCATGCGGCGCACTATGGTGGTGGCGACGGTGGCGGGGACGGCCCTCGGACTGATCATCGTCCTGATGCTCACCATCCCCCAGGTGCGCGAGGCGCTGATGCTGACCTCCTATCTGCCCAGCGTTCTCATCGGCATCGGCGTCCTGGTGTCCCTGATGTCGCCGGTGGGGGCCGGCCCCCTCCAGGGGCTGCAGTGGTTCACCCGATACGGCCTGCAGAGCGTGGTGAACTACGTCCTCAAGCTCACCGTGGGCCTGGGCCTGGTCCTCATGGGATACGGCGTCTCCGGCGCGGTGGGCGGCGTGGTCATCGGCCTGGCCTTCGGGGCGGGGCTGTCGTTCATCATGGTACGCAAGTACCTCCGGGCGCCGGGCACCGCCGTGGAGACGAAGGAGATCTGGCGGTTCACCGTGCCCTCGATGATCGGCGTGCTGTGCTTCACCATCCTCACCCAAGTGGACGTGATATTCGCGGCCCTGCTCTTCGACAAGGACGTCGCGAACATATACACCGGGGCGTCCATGCTCGCCAAGATCGTGCTGTTCCTGCCCCAGGCCATCGCGGCGGTGATGTTCCCCAAGATCGCCAAGGCCCACGCCGAGAAGGGGTTCACCCACAGCATCCTGAAGAGCGCCGTCCTGCTGACCCTGGTGCTGTCCAGCATCGTAACGCTGGCCTACCTCCTGGCCCCCGAGTTCATCCTGGGCATCCTAGTGCCGGGCAAGTACCCTCTGGACCTGACCATCCCGGTGCTGCAGATACTCGCGGTGGCCATGATGCTCCTGGGCCTGGCGAACCTGTTCATGCTGTACGGCCTCGCTACTGACGGCCACGCCTACATAGTCATCATGGGCCTCACGGTCGTCTTCATGGGCGCGCTGATGGCGATAACGGCGGGAGCGGTGAGCCCGTACACCCCCGAGGTACTGGCCGGCGTCATGGTCGCCACCGGTGCGTTCAATATCATCCTGAGCGTGTTCTATCTGTTCCTGGTGGAGCGGGAGAGGACTCTGAGGCTGCCTCTCTGA